Proteins from one Phyllobacterium zundukense genomic window:
- the gltX gene encoding glutamate--tRNA ligase, whose product MTITVRFAPSPTGYIHIGNTRIALFNWLFALKNNGQFILRFDDTDTVRSKTEYAEATIADLDWLGIKPVRIEYQSKRIPIYDAAADRLKAAGVLYPCYETAEELERKRKLRLARRLPPIYGRDALKLTPADRQKLEAEGRRPHWRFLLPNFKDDPFSIARTEVHWDDLVRDRETVDLASLSDPVLVREDGTYLYTFTSVVDDIDMDISHIIRGNDHITNSGVQIAIIEALGAKVPELGHINLLTTASGEGISKRTGALSIGSLQRDGYEPMAVASLAVLIGTSENVTAVPDMATLADIFDPAATSKSASKFDPVELDALNRALIHAMPYAQAKDRLAALGIEGHRAEGFWLAVRGNLSRISDANRWWKIITEGPATDEQLAEEDREFVRAAFDLLPPEPWSRETWKLWTDAVKAQSGRKGKPLFMPLRIALTGLSSGPEFADLLPLLGREGTLARRP is encoded by the coding sequence ATGACAATCACCGTCCGTTTTGCACCATCTCCGACCGGCTATATCCACATTGGCAATACACGTATTGCCTTGTTCAACTGGCTTTTTGCCCTCAAGAACAATGGCCAATTCATCCTGCGGTTTGATGACACGGATACGGTTCGTTCCAAGACGGAATATGCTGAAGCGACGATCGCGGACCTCGACTGGCTGGGTATCAAACCAGTGCGCATCGAATACCAGTCGAAGCGTATCCCGATCTACGATGCGGCGGCCGATAGGCTCAAGGCGGCGGGCGTGCTTTATCCGTGCTACGAGACTGCCGAGGAACTTGAACGTAAGCGCAAGCTGCGCCTGGCGCGGCGCCTGCCGCCAATCTATGGGCGCGATGCCCTCAAGCTGACGCCAGCCGACAGGCAAAAGCTTGAGGCAGAAGGGCGCCGGCCGCATTGGCGCTTCCTGCTGCCAAACTTCAAGGACGATCCATTTTCAATAGCAAGGACCGAAGTTCATTGGGACGATCTTGTGCGCGACAGGGAGACGGTTGATCTTGCCTCCCTCTCTGATCCGGTTCTGGTACGGGAAGATGGCACCTACCTCTACACGTTCACTTCGGTCGTTGACGACATCGACATGGACATCTCCCATATCATCCGCGGCAACGACCATATTACCAACAGTGGCGTACAGATCGCGATCATCGAGGCCCTTGGGGCAAAGGTTCCCGAACTTGGTCACATCAACCTTCTGACCACAGCGTCGGGAGAGGGGATATCCAAGCGAACAGGCGCGCTTTCGATCGGCAGTTTGCAGCGTGACGGCTATGAGCCGATGGCCGTGGCCAGCCTTGCCGTACTGATTGGAACGTCGGAAAATGTGACTGCCGTGCCAGACATGGCAACCTTGGCCGATATTTTCGACCCGGCGGCAACGTCTAAATCTGCTTCCAAATTCGATCCGGTGGAACTGGATGCGCTCAACCGCGCGCTGATTCATGCAATGCCCTATGCGCAAGCAAAGGATCGCCTCGCAGCGCTTGGTATCGAGGGCCATAGGGCCGAAGGATTCTGGCTCGCGGTTCGGGGCAATCTTTCGCGCATTTCGGATGCGAACCGTTGGTGGAAGATAATCACGGAAGGTCCTGCGACGGACGAACAGCTTGCCGAAGAGGACCGCGAATTCGTTCGTGCCGCTTTCGATCTTTTGCCGCCCGAGCCCTGGAGCCGCGAGACCTGGAAGCTATGGACCGATGCGGTGAAAGCCCAGAGCGGACGCAAGGGCAAGCCGCTGTTCATGCCACTACGTATCGCACTTACTGGGCTGTCTTCTGGTCCGGAGTTCGCAGATTTATTGCCCCTTCTTGGTCGGGAAGGAACGTTGGCCCGACGACCCTGA
- a CDS encoding DUF2865 domain-containing protein, which produces MTILGRRRMYRTFQIAFTAATAVLAATQLSSANSDICARMLHRLDELNRNADVNDFELSLRRDRVEAALDANNCSAVDDRGYDDPEPDTAGSQSYEVLGKEPEPVEPEMSTAPVYGGRYQTLCVRACDGYYFPLSYETGAENFSRDQAQCQSQCPGAKLYYQPTDNPNPERMTSLSGEDYKDMPNAFKFRKVGANGTPQCGCPRSAGNFTTLGNPAAATSAIGKPGEPAKVVEPAKPVETTVEPTVPAAQSTENPSSIIQLGEPATTKTEAPLPQPLTGDKPIDPNRKVRVVGPTFLPDQEGAINLRTPDQKTAQ; this is translated from the coding sequence ATGACAATCTTGGGCCGCCGCCGCATGTACCGGACATTTCAGATCGCCTTCACAGCAGCGACCGCCGTTCTGGCGGCGACGCAACTTTCTTCTGCAAATTCAGATATTTGCGCGCGCATGCTGCACCGGCTGGATGAGCTCAACCGCAACGCCGATGTCAATGATTTCGAACTCAGTTTGCGGCGTGACCGCGTCGAGGCCGCGCTCGATGCCAATAATTGTTCTGCCGTGGACGACCGCGGCTATGATGACCCGGAGCCGGACACGGCGGGATCGCAGTCCTACGAGGTTCTGGGTAAGGAGCCGGAACCCGTCGAGCCGGAAATGAGTACGGCGCCGGTCTATGGCGGCCGGTACCAGACGCTTTGCGTGCGTGCATGCGACGGCTACTATTTCCCGCTCTCCTATGAAACCGGCGCGGAGAATTTCTCACGCGATCAGGCGCAGTGCCAGTCCCAGTGTCCCGGCGCAAAGCTGTACTATCAGCCCACAGACAATCCAAATCCTGAAAGGATGACCTCGTTAAGCGGCGAAGATTACAAGGATATGCCGAATGCCTTCAAATTCAGGAAGGTCGGAGCCAATGGAACGCCGCAATGCGGTTGCCCGAGATCGGCCGGAAATTTCACCACATTGGGCAATCCAGCGGCGGCGACATCAGCCATAGGAAAGCCCGGTGAACCAGCCAAGGTCGTCGAACCGGCGAAGCCTGTTGAAACAACCGTCGAGCCGACAGTGCCCGCAGCTCAATCGACCGAAAATCCCTCGTCCATTATTCAGCTGGGTGAACCCGCAACGACCAAGACGGAAGCACCGCTGCCGCAGCCGCTTACCGGCGACAAGCCGATCGATCCGAACCGGAAGGTCAGGGTCGTCGGGCCAACGTTCCTTCCCGACCAAGAAGGGGCAATAAATCTGCGAACTCCGGACCAGAAGACAGCCCAGTAA
- a CDS encoding NADP-dependent malic enzyme: MANDQTPSNSDLEESALFYHRFPQPGKLEIQATKPLGNQRDLALAYSPGVAAPCLAIHENPATAADYTSRANLVAVISNGTAVLGLGNIGPLASKPVMEGKAVLFKKFANIDVFDIEIDAQEISKIVDVVAALEPTFGGINLEDIKSPECFEVEEQLRAKMNIPVFHDDQHGTAIIVAAAILNGMELAGKELSKIKIVASGAGAAAIACLNLLVKLGVDRKNIWVCDIDGVVYEGRNTLMDRWKSVYVQKTDARVLADVIAGADVFLGLSAAGVLKPELLKQMAPNPLIMALANPNPEIMPDEARAARADAMICTGRSDFPNQVNNVLCFPFIFRGALDCGARAINEEMKMAAVQAIAALAREEPSDVAARAYSGETPTFGPSYLIPSPFDQRLILRIAPAVAKAAMDTGVAERPIEDFDAYLDRLNRFVFRSGLIMKPIFTAAKTAEKKRVIYADGEDERVLRAAQVVLEEGVAIPTLIGRPQVIETRLQRYGLKIKIGTDFDVINPEDDPRYRDYVDLLLNLTGRRGTTPEVARTMVRASGTVIAALAIVRGEADAMICGLEGRFERHLRNVDQIIGKLEGIRNFSALSLLISQRGVLFLTDTYVSIDPTAEEIAEKTVLAANEIRRFGIEPKAALLSHSNFGSRDSESAAKMRTASEILRVKAPDLEQDGEMHGDSALSAILRERVLPHSRLSNEANLLVFPNLDAANITLNVVKSVTDALHVGPILLGAAKPAHILTPSVTSRGIVNMTALAVVEASQRVD, translated from the coding sequence ATGGCCAACGACCAAACGCCCAGCAACTCTGATCTCGAAGAAAGCGCGCTGTTCTATCATCGCTTTCCTCAGCCGGGTAAGCTGGAAATCCAGGCGACGAAGCCGCTTGGAAATCAGCGGGACCTTGCCCTCGCCTATTCTCCCGGTGTCGCTGCCCCATGCCTGGCGATTCACGAGAATCCTGCAACTGCCGCCGACTATACCAGCCGCGCCAATCTGGTCGCGGTCATCTCCAACGGCACCGCCGTCCTCGGCCTCGGCAATATAGGCCCGCTGGCGTCCAAGCCCGTGATGGAAGGCAAGGCTGTCCTCTTCAAGAAATTCGCCAACATCGATGTTTTCGACATCGAAATCGATGCACAGGAAATCAGCAAGATCGTCGACGTTGTAGCGGCTCTGGAGCCGACTTTCGGCGGCATCAATCTCGAAGACATCAAGTCGCCCGAATGTTTTGAAGTCGAAGAACAACTTCGCGCCAAAATGAACATCCCGGTGTTCCATGACGATCAGCATGGAACTGCGATCATCGTGGCGGCGGCTATACTCAACGGCATGGAACTGGCCGGAAAAGAGCTCTCCAAGATCAAGATCGTCGCTTCCGGCGCCGGCGCTGCGGCAATCGCTTGCCTGAACCTCCTGGTGAAGCTCGGCGTTGACCGCAAGAACATCTGGGTCTGTGATATCGATGGCGTCGTCTATGAGGGCCGCAACACGCTGATGGACCGCTGGAAATCGGTTTACGTGCAGAAAACCGACGCGCGGGTTCTCGCGGATGTCATCGCCGGAGCTGACGTCTTTCTCGGCCTTTCGGCCGCCGGTGTGCTGAAGCCCGAACTGTTGAAGCAGATGGCGCCAAATCCGCTCATCATGGCCCTGGCCAATCCCAACCCGGAGATCATGCCGGATGAGGCGCGCGCGGCGCGTGCCGATGCGATGATTTGTACCGGCCGTTCGGACTTTCCCAACCAGGTCAACAACGTCCTCTGCTTCCCCTTCATCTTCCGCGGCGCACTCGATTGCGGTGCACGGGCGATCAACGAGGAAATGAAGATGGCGGCAGTACAGGCTATTGCCGCGCTTGCTCGCGAAGAACCATCGGACGTTGCCGCCCGCGCCTATTCCGGCGAGACGCCGACGTTCGGACCGAGTTACCTCATCCCCTCGCCGTTCGATCAGCGTCTCATTCTAAGGATTGCACCTGCGGTCGCCAAAGCCGCGATGGACACCGGCGTTGCCGAACGTCCGATCGAGGATTTCGATGCCTATCTCGACCGGTTGAACCGCTTCGTCTTCCGCTCCGGCCTGATCATGAAGCCGATCTTCACCGCGGCAAAAACGGCGGAGAAGAAGCGCGTCATCTATGCGGATGGCGAGGATGAACGGGTCTTGCGCGCAGCCCAGGTTGTGCTGGAAGAAGGCGTCGCCATCCCGACCCTGATTGGACGCCCGCAGGTCATAGAGACGCGTCTGCAGCGCTATGGGCTGAAGATCAAGATCGGCACCGATTTCGATGTCATCAATCCCGAGGACGATCCGCGTTATCGCGATTATGTCGATCTGCTGCTCAATCTCACAGGACGGAGGGGCACAACTCCGGAAGTCGCTCGCACCATGGTTCGCGCTAGTGGCACCGTTATCGCAGCGCTTGCCATCGTTCGCGGCGAAGCCGACGCAATGATCTGTGGTCTTGAGGGCCGTTTCGAGCGGCATCTGCGCAATGTTGACCAGATTATCGGAAAACTGGAAGGCATACGCAATTTCTCTGCGCTGAGCCTGCTGATATCGCAACGCGGCGTGCTGTTCCTGACTGACACCTATGTCAGCATCGATCCGACTGCCGAGGAAATTGCGGAAAAAACAGTTCTTGCCGCCAACGAAATCCGCCGCTTCGGCATCGAGCCCAAGGCCGCCTTGCTCTCGCATTCCAATTTCGGCTCACGCGACTCCGAAAGTGCAGCCAAGATGCGAACCGCATCGGAAATTCTGCGCGTCAAGGCGCCTGATCTGGAGCAGGATGGCGAAATGCATGGCGATTCTGCGCTTTCCGCGATCCTGCGCGAGCGCGTGCTTCCGCATTCGCGGCTGAGTAACGAAGCCAATCTCCTGGTCTTTCCCAATCTCGACGCGGCGAATATCACCCTCAACGTCGTCAAATCCGTCACCGATGCGTTGCATGTCGGCCCGATCCTGCTCGGTGCCGCCAAGCCCGCACATATCCTGACGCCGTCGGTCACATCGCGCGGTATCGTCAACATGACGGCACTGGCGGTGGTGGAAGCATCACAACGCGTTGATTAA
- a CDS encoding UDP-2,3-diacylglucosamine diphosphatase: MVEIEARKFRTLFLSDVHLGSKGAKASFLLDFLKYHDADTIFLVGDIVDGWRLRRNWHWPQEHNDIVQKLLRKSRKGARILYIAGNHDEFLRDFQGTHFGGIEVMDRIMHETADGRKFLVIHGDQFDVVVRNARHIAYLGDWAYDAALAINTIMNKVRRMLGLRYWSFSAWAKFRVKKAVNFIGSFQTVVSDEARRIGADGVICGHIHHATIEQIDGIEYINTGDWVESCTAIVEHFDGRMELLSWTHLIGEQAGFAPIVRLDDKRPKAANAA, from the coding sequence ATGGTCGAGATCGAGGCCCGTAAATTCCGCACGCTTTTCCTGTCCGATGTGCATCTCGGCTCGAAAGGTGCGAAGGCCAGTTTTCTGCTGGATTTTCTGAAATACCACGACGCCGATACGATCTTTCTGGTTGGGGATATCGTTGATGGCTGGCGCCTGCGGCGGAACTGGCATTGGCCGCAAGAGCACAATGACATTGTGCAAAAGCTCCTGCGCAAGAGCCGCAAGGGCGCGCGTATCCTGTACATCGCTGGCAATCATGACGAGTTCCTGCGTGATTTCCAGGGAACGCACTTCGGCGGCATCGAGGTCATGGACCGGATCATGCATGAGACCGCGGACGGCCGTAAATTCCTTGTCATCCACGGCGATCAGTTCGACGTTGTTGTGCGTAACGCCCGCCACATCGCCTATCTTGGCGATTGGGCCTATGACGCCGCGCTTGCAATCAACACAATCATGAACAAGGTACGGCGCATGCTTGGCCTGCGCTACTGGTCGTTTTCGGCCTGGGCAAAGTTCCGCGTCAAGAAAGCAGTGAACTTCATCGGTTCGTTCCAGACGGTGGTTTCGGACGAGGCCCGGCGCATTGGTGCGGACGGCGTGATCTGCGGCCATATCCACCACGCAACGATCGAGCAGATCGATGGCATCGAATACATCAATACCGGCGATTGGGTAGAAAGCTGCACGGCTATCGTCGAGCACTTCGATGGCCGCATGGAACTCCTTTCCTGGACGCATCTGATCGGCGAACAGGCTGGCTTCGCGCCTATCGTCCGGCTCGATGACAAGCGTCCAAAGGCGGCGAATGCAGCCTGA
- a CDS encoding glycosyltransferase family 4 protein, producing the protein MQPEGQAKRLVIVSDAWHPQVNGVVRTLTKLREQMEARGFEVTIISPADYRSAPCPTYPEIRLALTHPLAIRARIEALQPAYVHIATEGPLGIMARLACLKNNWRFTTSFHTRFPEYLRERLPVPLSWSYAFLRRFHNAAEHCLVPTQSIHDELAERGFATLKVWTRGVDRELFRPQPDVDLKLPRPVFLCVGRVAPEKNLESFLSLDLPGTKLIVGDGPDLDELRRKYPDVVFAGKKEGETLARYYAGSDVFVFPSRTDTFGLVLLEAIACGLPVAGYPVPGPKDVIGASGAGVLSDNLQEAALGALEMGRVDPDVRLKGFSWEACAEIFESVLTTIGGATAPAPRKVKSGKVVSAR; encoded by the coding sequence ATGCAGCCTGAGGGTCAAGCGAAGCGCCTCGTCATCGTCTCGGATGCATGGCATCCGCAAGTCAATGGCGTGGTTCGTACGCTGACCAAGCTGCGTGAGCAAATGGAAGCCCGCGGCTTTGAAGTGACGATCATCTCGCCTGCCGATTATCGTTCTGCGCCTTGCCCGACCTATCCGGAAATCCGTCTGGCGTTGACGCACCCCCTTGCCATCAGGGCGAGGATCGAAGCGCTGCAGCCGGCTTATGTGCATATCGCGACCGAAGGTCCGCTCGGCATCATGGCACGCCTTGCTTGCCTGAAGAATAATTGGCGATTTACCACCAGCTTTCATACGCGTTTTCCTGAATATTTGCGCGAGCGGCTGCCTGTTCCACTGTCGTGGTCATATGCCTTCCTGCGGCGTTTTCACAATGCAGCCGAACATTGCCTGGTCCCGACACAATCGATCCATGACGAACTGGCCGAACGCGGCTTTGCGACGCTGAAAGTCTGGACGCGAGGCGTTGACCGTGAGCTTTTCCGGCCGCAACCCGATGTCGATCTCAAGCTGCCCCGACCTGTCTTTCTCTGCGTTGGTCGTGTCGCTCCCGAAAAGAATCTTGAATCCTTCCTGTCTCTCGATCTGCCCGGCACCAAACTTATCGTAGGTGACGGCCCGGATCTGGATGAGTTGAGGCGGAAATATCCCGACGTCGTGTTTGCCGGCAAGAAGGAAGGAGAAACCCTTGCTCGTTATTATGCTGGATCGGACGTCTTCGTCTTTCCTAGCCGCACGGACACGTTCGGTCTCGTCCTGCTCGAAGCCATAGCCTGCGGGCTGCCTGTTGCAGGCTATCCCGTACCGGGCCCCAAGGATGTCATCGGCGCATCCGGTGCGGGCGTACTTTCCGACAATCTGCAAGAGGCTGCGTTGGGTGCGCTGGAAATGGGCCGGGTCGATCCGGACGTCAGGCTCAAGGGCTTCAGCTGGGAAGCCTGCGCCGAGATATTCGAGAGCGTGCTGACGACGATTGGCGGCGCGACAGCGCC